A genomic segment from Anticarsia gemmatalis isolate Benzon Research Colony breed Stoneville strain chromosome 14, ilAntGemm2 primary, whole genome shotgun sequence encodes:
- the LOC142978606 gene encoding uncharacterized protein LOC142978606 — translation MPQRSTEDALYILLQNIRSKLAKKKITTLVSLDIEGAFDSAWWPMISVRLAEEKCPAGLARVMGDYMRDRTVGVRYMGVEHRRATEKGCVQGSIGGPILWNLLLDPLLKGLQEGGHYVQAFADDVVLLFEGDTGQEVERRANAALEYVRAWGVKNKLKFAPHKTCAMVITNKLKYDTPRLTMGGIGIGMSQSIKLLGLTIDHRLTFNTHITNVCAKAAAVYGQLSRAAKVTWGLHPEVIRRIYTAVVEPIVLYASSAWAPASKKLGAQKQLNALQRSFAQKLCRAYRTTSLNATLLLAGILPLDLRVRESATLYEAKRGVPQPAIGDREVERMTSALVRPHPAEQTELELGRLVDEEQLRNNSNFAVRIFTDGSKIEGKVGAALSIWRGEAETKTLKLKLALPTYCTVYQAELLALCEAAKEANKRKEATFAVYSDSMAALQTVVNPAALHPLAVETRDAIKNCNTQNKSVSLFWVKAHAGLEGNERADILAKEAALGSKCRPKYDRCPVSYVKRIIRSESLDEWGRRYSLGTTAKITKMYFPSAIDAYRIVRKINLDHEVTQALTGHGGFSEYLTRFKCKEDPTCICEPGQLETLPHLVSECPQFEKERYEVEQKLEIELKPKNWPKLVMNKSKRELFIIYLRKIVKVVNKRNETNNIR, via the coding sequence ATGCCACAGCGTAGCACCGAGGACGCCCTCTATATCCTTTTGCAAAACATCCGCAGCAAActagcaaaaaagaaaattaccacACTAGTGTCATTGGATATAGAGGGGGCCTTCGATAGCGCGTGGTGGCCCATGATTAGCGTGAGGTTGGCGGAGGAAAAATGCCCTGCCGGCCTCGCGAGAGTCATGGGCGACTATATGAGGGACAGGACCGTCGGGGTGCGTTACATGGGTGTGGAGCATAGGCGGGCAACGGAAAAAGGATGCGTGCAGGGATCAATAGGAGGCCCAATCCTCTGGAACCTATTGCTGGACCCTTTGCTAAAAGGCCTCCAGGAAGGGGGGCATTACGTGCAGGCTTTCGCGGACGACGTTGTCCTGCTATTCGAGGGGGACACAGGCCAGGAGGTAGAGAGACGTGCCAATGCCGCTCTCGAGTATGTTCGGGCGTGGGGTGTCAAAAACAAACTGAAGTTCGCACCACACAAAACCTGTGCAATGGTAATAACAAACAAGTTGAAATACGACACCCCACGACTGACCATGGGCGGGATCGGCATTGGTATGTCTCAGTCAATTAAACTTTTAGGACTCACCATAGACCACAGACTCACCTTCAACACTCACATCACAAACGTGTGCGCAAAGGCGGCGGCAGTGTACGGCCAGCTCTCCAGGGCGGCGAAAGTCACTTGGGGACTGCACCCGGAAGTCATCCGCAGAATTTACACGGCAGTGGTGGAGCCCATTGTCCTGTACGCGTCGAGTGCGTGGGCGCCGGCGTCCAAGAAACTAGGCGCGCAAAAGCAGCTTAACGCGCTGCAGCGGAGTTTCGCTCAAAAGCTTTGCCGGGCATATCGAACTACCTCTCTTAACGCAACACTGTTGCTGGCTGGGATACTCCCCCTTGATCTCAGAGTCCGTGAATCGGCTACTCTCTACGAGGCCAAGAGGGGGGTGCCCCAGCCGGCAATAGGCGACCGGGAGGTGGAACGAATGACCTCGGCACTAGTTAGGCCCCACCCCGCAGAGCAAACCGAGCTGGAGCTGGGAAGACTGGTAGACGAGGAACAACTGAGAAATAATAGCAACTTCGCGGTCCGCATTTTCACGGACGGGAGCAAGATTGAGGGCAAAGTCGGAGCGGCTCTCTCCATATGGAGGGGGGAGGCCGAGACAAAAACCCTCAAGCTCAAGCTTGCTCTCCCGACGTACTGCACCGTCTACCAGGCTGAGCTTTTGGCTCTTTGCGAAGCGGCAAAGGAAGCGAATAAGCGTAAAGAAGCGACTTTTGCGGTCTACAGTGACTCTATGGCGGCCCTCCAAACAGTCGTAAACCCCGCTGCCCTCCACCCCCTCGCGGTGGAAACCAGAGACGCCATTAAAAACTGTAACACCCAGAACAAGAGCGTCTCCTTGTTCTGGGTAAAAGCCCACGCAGGGCTGGAGGGCAACGAGAGAGCGGATATACTCGCGAAGGAGGCCGCCCTGGGGTCCAAGTGTAGGCCTAAATACGACCGGTGTCCGGTCTCATACGTCAAGCGAATAATCCGTTCGGAGTCGCTTGACGAATGGGGCCGGAGGTACAGCCTAGGGACAACCGCGAAAATCACCAAGATGTACTTCCCGAGCGCAATCGACGCGTATAGGATAGTGCGAAAAATAAATCTGGACCATGAGGTGACCCAAGCCTTAACAGGGCATGGTGGGTTCTCCGAGTACCTGACTAGGTTCAAGTGCAAGGAGGACCCAACATGCATCTGTGAACCTGGGCAGCTGGAGACACTGCCGCACCTAGTGTCAGAATGCCCCCAGTTCGAGAAGGAAAGATACGAGGTCGAACAAAAGTTAGAAATAGAATTAAAACCGAAAAACTGGCCTAAACTTGTTATGAATAAATCAAAAAGAGAATTGTTCATAATTTACCTAAGGAAAATAGTAAAAGTTGTTAACAAACGAAATGAgacaaataatataagataa